Within Xiphophorus hellerii strain 12219 chromosome 10, Xiphophorus_hellerii-4.1, whole genome shotgun sequence, the genomic segment AATATCATTTAACTTTTCTCATTTTAGGTGAGTCAgaattaccaaaaataaaataattaaagatgAGAAAACTTATTCAggacatttttacaaattttattaaacttcaTAATCTTATTGGGTCAGAATCAGGGATAACTTCCAGTTTTGGATGATTTGGgtcaaatgttttagtttattctgACATAAGAGAAGAAAAGTTTGGGCCGTGTTGTGGTGGCGCAGCGGGTTTAGCAcgccccatgtttggaggccttagtcctcgtcgCGGGTTCGTCTCCCGGTCccagtgacctttgacctatCCTTCGCCCTCCTTCCTctctgcctactgtcgcaaaaaatatgagccactagcgccgcaaaaactcttcagaaaaaaaatggaaataaaaaaaataagagaagaaaagaggTCAGCAGATCCTCTGATACGACCCGACTCCAACGGTCGTTGATTTTACAGTCAGCAGCAGcgcagcaacacacacacacacacacacacccacacccacacacacacacacacacacacacacaccgtttATTTCTGTCCTGTCAGAAACTAAATAAACTCTAAATTTGTTTCTAACAGATtaaatttagtttcttttttaaagtttctgcaggtttttggttttttaaccgatttaagttcagtttttgatcaaaaacaatttttaactgatatttaaaatacaaataaaaaacaaagtttatgtggaaaaaattatttttgcaacagaaaatctgttattaaacattttacactttaaaatgtaacaagatgataaaatttaataatttaattagaaaatttgtttttctaaacaaatGATTCTCTACAAATAATAACTGAACttaatttatctttattaatCACAAGTTTAATTAGAATATTTAAAGCATTAGCAAATAACATAAACTTCTTACAtcattaaatacataaacatataaGAAATAAACCTGTAATAAATgtaaatctataaatatttacttttaaagtgacattatcatgtaaatacaaaacatacCAATAAAAGTCATGTTGATTCTTGTTATACTGACCCagttcagggtcaaaggtcagcgaAACGCCGTCATAAACAAACAGGCAGAACAAACattgtatgaaaatgtttgaggtcaaaggtcaccggACGCCTCCATGTTTAAACGAGAAGAAAACttttacactgtaaaataatttctgcTGTTTATGAATAAAAAGATTCAAGAGGGAGAAAATTAAagattgattttagtttttatctcatttaaagaaacaaatattaatgAAGAATGAATcataatatttaatcatttccattttgttacCAGAAACTGGAAGATTAAAGTTtcactttgatgtttttgtttcataattcattttatctgttgatttattttaatacttaaatggttttcagttttaaatgttggaatttaaagtttattgatctctgagatttattattattatcctactggaaacattttaccgtttttattgtaataatttctgggaggatttttgtccatttttatgtttttttttcaataattctGATTTTCAAACTGGCAGAAAGTTTTCACACCCTGCTGAACCATCactgatcaataatcaatagTGAGTCAGACTGACGGCTCtctggaaggttctggttcggctggtccagaaccagaacctgctcgGTGGTGGCGGTGTGATGCTGtgggttcaggttctggttctgctgggccCGGTTCCCTGGTTCTGCTGGGCGTCACGCTGCGGCTGCAGGATTTGCATGCAGCTCATTTGTTTACCGCTGTTTACCGGATTCAAATGGACCTGTCGGCGCTGGCAGCAGAGCGGTTCTGGATAGAATCGGACCCGGCCGCTCAGCTTTCCTCCTCTCGGCTTCAGGATCGTTTTCAGAAGATTCTCGTCTCCGGATCCGACCCGGAATGGTTCCAGGATCCGGTTCTTCACCTGCTCTGATCCCAGTTTGATTCAGAACCactggaggttctggttctggaggtccGGTTTGCTGAGCGGTGATGGAGAGCGTGGAGGACGACAGCGTGTTCCTCCACACCTTCAGGATGGTTCCGAGCCCCAGGCCCAGCAGAGCCGACAGCGTGGGTGTGGAGCCTGCCGGGCCGGCAGAACCGGACCAGGAGAACCGGGCCGGTCTAACGGGCCTGGCCGACATCGAGTTCCGCATTCAGCAGCTGCACAGCCGCCGGTTCCTGCTGCTGAAGATGCAGCGCTGCACCAAGAAGGACGAGCAGAACAGAACCGGAACCGCAGAGGAACGTGAGTTACCCAAacagaacccaacagaaccggCCGGTTCTGGAAGTCCAAACAGCTGAAGCAGGAGTTCTGATCCAGGTTCTTCAGATGGAAACGAGTTTAgagttaaaactgtttttagtttctgtttgttttcatcttttagttcgttgtgaaaaagttcagtcTGAAGCCTTCCAACGACCGGAACCGGTCCAGGTagaccagaaccgggtccaCGTAGACCGGTAGACCAGAACTGGGTACACGTAGACTAGGTCCCGGTTCTGGTCTACGTGGACCAAGTCGTTAGCTGTGCAGCCAGGTTGTGTGgagccccctgctggcctggaGGCCTAACGCAGCAGCTGGGTTTGCTTATCCTTCTGGCTGGCTCTGCCTCTGCTTCCATTGTGCTTGTTGAAGCCAGACGTTGCCTGTGTGAGTGCTGACCTTGCTGTGACCTTGCTGTGACCTTTCTGCTGCCAGTGATCAGtgaggatgaagatgaggatgaCGAGCTGCGGGCCGTACAGAcggagctggaggagctgcaggccaggaaggaggagctgcagcgaAGCGGCGTCACCTTCACGGCCGGCGCCCAAGGAGGCAGGTTTCCTCTGCCGCCCCCTGCTGTCTACACTGCAACTCACacacctgacctctgacctctgacctcttcaGATCGCACAGCGCAGCGGCCGTCCTACAAGGAGACGCCGCGCGGAGGAATCTAcatgctgccgccgccgccgccgggCGGGGGGGCGGCCGCCGCTGCAGACAGAGCGAGTGACGACGCCCTGCCAGGTGAGGAACACCTGGAATACCTGGAATACCTGGAACACCTGGAGCCAACAGAAGGAAATAATTATTGATCTCAAACAGAAATAGTTTATTGGTCGACCAGCTGCTCCATCCAGTTTAAATATtactaaatataaatgtaactgtaaacaatctaattattttctaatgtttcactgtttgatgcttttattttggcggGAAGCGGAGTGGCTGGGAAGGACAGCCGGACTCACCAGGTGTCCATCTTGTGGAGAGCTGGTCGTCACGGAAACCCACAGCACCGTCAGCGAAAGCATGTGGCTGCTCTGCTTCCTGTGCTCCATGGTGGGGTGAGTTATGATCATTATTacattaaatatgaaatcaatCAGTTATTACTGCAAATAATCACTATATTAAATAGTGTCGtcaattttatgttaaatattatttagaaTAATTATCCTACTGTTAATAtctaattatattaaatatgactgtaaataaCAAATATTGTTGAATGATGATTAGTGAATAATAATATAACTTTTATTATATTACTATTAATAATTTCCATATTAAATACTGTTAATACTAAATATTGCTGTGAATAAtgataaatataataataatattaacgTTCTCCTCCAGCTGTGTGG encodes:
- the LOC116727610 gene encoding uncharacterized protein LOC116727610: MESVEDDSVFLHTFRMVPSPRPSRADSVGVEPAGPAEPDQENRAGLTGLADIEFRIQQLHSRRFLLLKMQRCTKKDEQNRTGTAEELISEDEDEDDELRAVQTELEELQARKEELQRSGVTFTAGAQGDRTAQRPSYKETPRGGIYMLPPPPPGGGAAAAADRASDDALPAEWLGRTAGLTRCPSCGELVVTETHSTVSESMWLLCFLCSMVGCVAGCCLVPFHMKRLRNVHHLCPQCRHQIHTYKLL